A part of Thermococcus sp. SY098 genomic DNA contains:
- a CDS encoding DUF4152 family protein: MRIVSADTGGAVLDEAYEPIGLIATAAVLIERPYKTATMSIVKYADPFNYDLSGREAIKDEVFLAIKLAKKVKPDVIHLDSSLGGIELRKLDDPTIDALRISDRGKAIWHELSRDLQPLAKRFWEDTGIEILAIGKDSVAVRIAEIYAGIYSAKWAIEYAREEGSIRIGLPRYMKVEIHESRIYGESLDPREGGLYGEIESNNEGIGWELYPNPIARTFMVLEVWRE; the protein is encoded by the coding sequence ATGAGAATAGTTTCAGCCGACACTGGAGGAGCTGTGCTTGACGAAGCCTATGAACCAATAGGACTGATAGCAACTGCCGCCGTGCTCATTGAAAGACCTTACAAAACGGCAACAATGAGCATAGTGAAATACGCTGACCCATTCAACTATGATCTAAGCGGGAGAGAGGCGATTAAAGATGAAGTGTTCTTAGCCATAAAGCTCGCTAAAAAAGTTAAACCAGATGTCATTCATTTAGATTCAAGCTTGGGCGGAATAGAACTCAGAAAACTTGATGATCCAACAATAGATGCGTTAAGAATCTCGGATAGGGGCAAAGCAATATGGCATGAGCTGAGCAGAGATTTACAGCCTTTGGCAAAGCGCTTTTGGGAAGACACTGGGATAGAGATTTTAGCAATTGGAAAGGACAGCGTAGCTGTTAGGATTGCAGAAATTTACGCCGGAATTTACTCAGCAAAATGGGCAATAGAATATGCAAGAGAAGAAGGGAGCATAAGGATTGGTTTGCCAAGGTACATGAAAGTTGAAATTCATGAAAGCAGAATTTACGGTGAAAGCTTAGATCCCAGAGAAGGTGGATTGTATGGAGAAATAGAGTCGAATAATGAAGGAAT
- a CDS encoding nicotinamidase, with translation MEALIIVDMQKDFMPDGALPVPDGNKIIPKVEEYIKKFKEKGALIIATRDWHPPNHISFTEQGGPWPKHCVQNTEGAEFVVKLPEDAIIISKADKPDKEAYSGFEGTNLAETLRKRGIKKVYICGVATEYCVRATALDALKYGFEVYILKDAIKGINPEDEEKALKELEEQGAKIITL, from the coding sequence ATGGAGGCTCTTATAATTGTTGACATGCAGAAGGACTTCATGCCTGATGGAGCTTTGCCAGTCCCAGATGGAAATAAAATAATTCCAAAAGTCGAAGAATACATTAAAAAATTCAAAGAAAAAGGAGCATTGATAATTGCTACAAGAGACTGGCATCCCCCAAACCACATAAGCTTTACAGAGCAAGGGGGACCATGGCCAAAGCACTGTGTTCAAAATACAGAAGGTGCTGAGTTTGTAGTGAAACTCCCAGAAGATGCAATAATAATTTCAAAAGCTGATAAGCCCGATAAAGAGGCATACTCAGGTTTTGAGGGAACAAATTTAGCAGAAACTTTGAGGAAAAGGGGCATTAAAAAGGTCTACATCTGTGGGGTTGCAACTGAATACTGCGTCAGAGCAACAGCATTAGATGCTTTAAAATATGGATTTGAGGTGTACATACTGAAAGATGCAATTAAGGGAATAAACCCAGAAGATGAAGAAAAGGCTCTAAAAGAACTCGAAGAACAAGGTGCAAAAATAATCACGTTGTAA
- a CDS encoding DUF2240 family protein, with product MKELKNAILYKGSNEFTKQELIGILVVKLRLMSVKEAKELIEDSIERGIIEERDGKLIINEEILEKEEREEDIFTKMIAHIARKLGWSEFEVLEDIKKFSERYGTLDKRIVAYLYGIDKGIDMSKFKDKLEV from the coding sequence GTGAAGGAGCTAAAAAATGCCATCCTCTACAAAGGCTCAAATGAATTCACAAAACAAGAGTTAATTGGAATTCTTGTTGTTAAACTCAGACTGATGAGCGTTAAAGAAGCCAAAGAGCTTATAGAAGACAGCATAGAGAGAGGCATTATTGAAGAGAGGGATGGAAAGCTTATAATCAATGAGGAGATACTCGAAAAGGAAGAGAGGGAGGAAGACATATTTACAAAAATGATTGCCCATATTGCCCGAAAACTTGGGTGGAGTGAATTTGAAGTACTCGAGGACATAAAGAAATTCTCGGAGAGATATGGCACCTTAGATAAAAGGATTGTGGCTTACCTCTACGGGATAGACAAAGGAATTGATATGTCCAAATTTAAAGACAAGCTGGAGGTGTGA
- a CDS encoding AI-2E family transporter, producing the protein MKAELLVWGGIVIAILYLAWSTVSQLLSPIFFAAILTYAVYPIHKRLSSRLSIKKSALILTAFLILIATGITIELILIFKNVLMSFYEDVIAFISWSQTFTFPFGLTNVIQKFYAQFTPKFSEYILSYTFSIPKYLLQLVIFVVMFYYFLVSSEAIRRQISLLLPQENKELADKLLKRADLTLQALIRAWLLLNIAKGILMTLGFIAFQVSDVPTAVIAGFLTVLFSFVPLFEGWMIWLAGAIYLFKNGDVITAILLAVYGFVFVSPLPDFTVRPKLVAKGAQLDEVMVLVGMIGGAWSFGVKGLIIGPIVLNLVVALLKEWRKITT; encoded by the coding sequence ATGAAGGCAGAATTATTAGTTTGGGGAGGTATTGTCATAGCAATACTTTACTTGGCATGGAGCACAGTCTCACAGTTGCTGTCCCCAATTTTCTTTGCTGCGATTCTTACGTATGCTGTTTATCCTATTCATAAGCGCCTTTCGAGCAGGCTAAGTATCAAGAAATCAGCACTGATATTGACTGCTTTTCTAATTCTTATTGCAACGGGCATTACAATTGAGTTAATTCTAATATTCAAAAATGTGTTAATGTCCTTCTATGAAGATGTCATTGCCTTTATATCTTGGAGCCAGACATTCACCTTTCCTTTTGGGCTAACTAACGTGATTCAGAAATTCTATGCACAGTTTACCCCCAAGTTCTCCGAGTACATACTATCATACACATTCTCGATTCCGAAATACCTTCTACAGCTTGTCATATTTGTTGTCATGTTCTATTATTTTCTTGTGAGTTCTGAAGCCATTAGGAGACAAATTTCTTTGCTTTTGCCTCAAGAGAATAAAGAATTAGCAGATAAACTGTTGAAAAGAGCAGATTTAACACTTCAGGCGCTCATTAGGGCTTGGCTTCTTCTCAATATTGCTAAGGGCATTTTGATGACACTTGGATTCATAGCCTTTCAGGTTTCAGATGTCCCAACCGCAGTAATTGCCGGATTTTTAACTGTACTTTTTAGCTTTGTCCCGCTTTTTGAAGGCTGGATGATATGGTTAGCTGGTGCCATATACCTCTTTAAGAATGGAGATGTAATAACGGCAATTCTCTTAGCCGTTTATGGGTTTGTATTCGTGTCTCCACTCCCGGATTTTACAGTGAGACCAAAGCTCGTTGCAAAAGGGGCACAGCTCGATGAGGTCATGGTCCTCGTTGGAATGATAGGGGGAGCATGGAGCTTTGGGGTTAAAGGATTGATAATAGGTCCGATCGTGCTGAACTTGGTGGTGGCACTGTTAAAAGAATGGAGAAAAATTACAACGTGA